TTAAAGCTTAGTGTGCTCGCAAACATAAGGCTGCCCTCCTGCAGTCCTTAGAAAACACCCTTCGCCATGGAGATCCACTCACTAACAACCTACTGTTTAAACAAACAAAGCTGCAGACTTGTGGTACCTGCGtgcgccccccacccccgccaccccGCTGCTCACGAAGAGCAGCCCAAGGCCAAGGTGTTGCATTCAagacctccacctccccacctgGCCCACCCACCTTTGCAGTCTTCTTTTCCCAGCTTCTCCTGGACCACCAGCTCCTCCATGAGCCTCAGATACTCCCATGCCACACTGCGGAggctcctcccaccctggcccatCTCGTCCCCCTGGCTATTGATACAGCTCCCCTTTGCGCGTGTCGACCTGTGGCAGATGCTCAGGGACTTCTCAGACTCTGGGGTCACTCTGAGTACACTGGGCACGCTGTGAAAGCCACACTGCTCCACTTCCATCCGTCCTTGGGTTTTCAGCTACCCAGGTGAACCTGGCCCACCCAGCCTCTCTGAagctcagttccctcatctataaaatgggtggaATATAATACTGCTTTACCTGACTAAGGGGCAGGACTGAATGAAGCCTCAGCAGTAAAACAGGTCCCAAGCACAGGACCTGGCACACAACAAGTGCTCATGAAAGGACAGTCCCTTCTCCTGGAGATCCCTCCAAGAACATCTAGAAAGTAAGTCACCATCCTGGTGAGAGGGAGCACAAGGACTGtctgcactgttggtgggaaggggAGGAACCCTGAGGGGCCACTGGGGTGGGTGCAGAGCCACCAATTACCTATTTCTATTCCTACACCAGGCTGAGACCCTCTAACTGACCCTAGCTTGCCCTCTCACCTCTCCCCTTCATCAGCTGAGGGGCCCCATCTATAATGGGGTGAACCCGCTGGTCCCTCTCTCCCAGCCCTCCCTACCCAGGGAGAGCTCCAGGATAACCACAGCAAGGACAGGTGGCCCCAGCCCACACTGCTTACCCACCGGGCCCACACACACCAGCCTGCTGCACAAACTGCAGCACGAGCCGAGGACCAGGAATCTGTCCTTGTCGGAGGTGAAGGGATCCTTCATGACATAGCTTTCCTCCAGGAGGCTGCAGGAGAGTGATGCCGGCGTCAGAACAGCCCAAATCTCTGCCGTCGGAAAATCAGCCATGACCTATGGCCAGGCAGCAGCAGCCTGCACCTCTGCAGGGCCTGCATACCTGCGTGGGCTCATCAGGGCAGGGGACTAGGCCACCCGTGCTGCAGGGCAGTGACAGAAAGGATCAGCAACTGGGGCCACACTGGCACTGAAATTGAACCTGCTCTCACCTCTGTAACAGCCATGGTAGAGAGAACCCCTTGTTCTCAGCCAAAAGCAGGGCTGCTGCAACATGGGCCCCCAGACCCTGACTGATTCACCAGAGTGGGGGCACAAGGCTGCCATCTGAATACCCCAGGCCTCCCTACACCCCAAGCCACACCCTCACAGCCCCTGGAAGCCAGCTGGCCTCATGCTACACATCAGAATGAGACCCCAGGGTGACATGATGACACTCAGGCTCCTGGTCAGCACAGGGATGACAGCCAGAAGGAAAAAGCCATGCCCCTGCCACTGCATCCCATGTGAGTAACACACCGGCCAGCTTTCCAACAAAGTGGCATTTGATGAAGGACAAGCTGGAGGTCAAGAGATAAGCCCCCGGACCCACTGGCTCTAATCCAGGTCTGCAAGGGAGACAGGCCTCCCATTAAGAAAGTGTCATGGCAAGGGTGCAGCCCCAAAGGGGGAGGCCACCACAGGTCCCCCAGCTACTGAGCTGCTCCCCCACAGCTAGAGCAGGTATTGGACTCTGGGCTAGGTGTGGAGGAAGGTTCTGGAAGAGTCAGACCTCAAGCCTTGCCCAGGCCTCCAGAGATTACACCGGAAGCATTCAGAGCCTGGCCAGGGTGGGGCCTAAAGCGCCACACCTGAGCCAGCTGTCAGACCTAGGCACACCACCCACCAACCAGCACTGGGCACAGGCCTCCCCGGCACTGGCCCAAAAGGCATGCACTCACACCATCGACTGGGTGTTGGGGGGCTTCTGTCCCACATAGCTGTACGGAGCTGTCAAGGTACAGAGTTCACACTCAAACACTCCCAGAGGACGGCACTCTGCATGGGACGCCATCTGCAAGATCAAGAGATGGGGTGTCCCTGGGTCACAGGCTTTCTCAGGAATCCTGCCCCTTTCTCAGCTATGAAGACCCTAATCATATAGTCCTAGGACAGTTTCTTGCTTCCCCACCGTACCCTTTTCTCTATCCCCGGCTGAAACAGGTTTTCACCGGTGCCCAGAGTGACAGGATTTGCTGTCCATATTCCAATGGTTTAAGGTTTTTGTACTGCTAGAGAGAAGGATCCAGACAGGATCGAGCCAGAGCAGCCATCTCTTCTTCCAGGTCTGCACCACGGTAAAAGCGTTCTGGTCTCCTGCTCTGCCCCATTCTTTACCACAAGCCCCCAGTGAACGCTGGTGGAGAAGGGCCCAGAGTGGGTGCAAAATCTCCTGTTTCTGCTGCTCCTAGAAGCTCTATGCCCTCACATTAGTCCACACGTGGTGTGGACATTAGAACTGTTTTcttgaccaggcgcagtggctcatgcctgtaatcccagcactttgggaggccaaggcaggcggatcacgaggtcaggagatcgagaccatctagctaacatggtgaaaccccgcctctactaaaaatacaaaaaattagccaggcgtggtggcgggcgcctatagtctcagctacatgggagtctgaggcaggagaatggcgtgaacccaggagacggagcttgcagtgagccgagatcgcgtcactgcactccagcctgggagacagcgagactccatctcaaaaaacaaacaaacaaaaaaactgttttcttATCTGCTTGTATGGAACCCCCTTCTCATGTTCATGGTTGGGTCTTGGAGGCCTCTCTTTCCTTAGATTTCTGGCTAAATGGCTGCCATCTGATGGGTTCATCAAAAGTTACAATTTTGCTGATTACCCAGCTCCTTCTTTGACTATGGAATCAAGTACGACATTATCAGCTGGCCCCTAGCTCTTGGCTGTGACCTCCCCTCGCCTGAACTGAGCATGGTGTATAAAGGCGTATCAAATGCGATGGGTTTCCCCACTGGGTGTCCCCAGATGCAACTCCAGGAAGCATGGGTTACCAGTGACTTTAAAAGTTAAGTCTGGCCCGGTGTggttgctcatacctgtaatcccagcactctggtagccagaggcgggcggattacctgaggtcaggagttcaagaccaacctagccaacatggcgaaaccccatctctactaaaagtacaaaaattagccgagcatagtggcgggtgcctgtaatcccagctacttaggaggctgaggcaggggaatcacttgaacctaggaggcggagattgcagtgagccgagattgtgccactgtactccaggctgggcgacagggcgagactccttctcaaaaaaataaaaataaaaataaaataaaataaaatattagccgggcgtgggtgCGGGCGCCTCTAATCtcatctactcaggagactgaggtaggagaatcgcttgggggggggggggggcggggagcgggggctgggggggcggaggttgcggtgagccgagatcgcgccactgcattccagcctgggcgacagagcgagactgtgtctcaaaacaaaacaaaacaaaagttacgATCGATCGCGGGTGTGCGTGAACCTGATCCCGCTTCTCTTCTGCACACCGGGGCGTCCTAGGCCCCTGCCGAGGCTCCTGGGGGCGGCGCCTGTGAACAGGGACGGCTGAGCGGGTCCGGGGGTGCTGGTGGTCCCCGCGAGCCTCCGCCTGCCCTCTGTCGCCCCAGCGCTGCCCGAGGTCAGGGGGGACAGTCCCGTGAGGCCCACACCCCGCTTCTCGGTCCCGTCCCCAAAGCTGAGAGCGGCTGCGCCGACTCCTGGCGCTTGGAACCCAGCAGGCCACGCCGGCGCGGAACTCAGTCCC
Above is a genomic segment from Pan troglodytes isolate AG18354 chromosome 23, NHGRI_mPanTro3-v2.0_pri, whole genome shotgun sequence containing:
- the CDPF1 gene encoding cysteine-rich DPF motif domain-containing protein 1 isoform X4, which translates into the protein MASHAECRPLGVFECELCTLTAPYSYVGQKPPNTQSMVLLEESYVMKDPFTSDKDRFLVLGSCCSLCSRLVCVGPECSLFYSKRFCLPCVRENISAFPQEIRQDLEKRKAPSKRTPSQPGSRM
- the CDPF1 gene encoding cysteine-rich DPF motif domain-containing protein 1 isoform X5, with product MASHAECRPLGVFECELCTLTAPYSYVGQKPPNTQSMVLLEESYVMKDPFTSDKDRFLVLGSCCSLCSRLECSLFYSKRFCLPCVRENISAFPQEIRQDLEKRKAPSKRTPSQPGSRM